The Pseudomonas sp. MM223 genome segment TTCATCGTCGGTCAGCACCGAGTAGGCCGAGGCCAGCTGCTCAAGGATGATGTCGTCGATTTCCAGGCCGCAGCGGCGTACGCACTTCTCGATGTTCTGCGCCGCGTTGACCGCGCAGGTCACCACGTGGACCTTGGCTTCCAGGCGCACGCCAGACATGCCCAGCGGCTCGCGCACGCCTTCCTGGTTATCGATCACGTAGTCTTGGGGCAGGGTGTGCAGCACTCGCTGGTCGGCCGGGATCGCCACAGCCTGGGCGGCGTCGAGTACACGCTCCAGGTCGGCCAGGCTGACTTCGCGGTCGCGGATGGCGACGATGCCGTGGGAGTTCAGGCTGCGGATGTGGTTGCCGGCCACGCCGACGAAGGCCGAGTGGATACGGCAGCCGGCCATCAGCTGCGCTTCTTCCACGGCGCGCTGGATCGACTGCACGGTGGACTCGATGTTCACCACCACGCCTTTCTTCAGGCCGCGGGACGGATGAGTGCCGATCCCGACGATTTCCAGGGTGCCGTCCTCGCCCACTTCGCCCACCAGCGCCACCACCTTGGAGGTGCCAATGTCCAGCCCGACGATCATTTTGCCGCTATGCGCGTTTGCCATGGTCCTGCCTCTCTCTAATTCTTCGCAACGGCGGGTTGGGCCGTCGTCGGTGCAATCGGTTCCCGCCAACCAACGGCAAGTCCGTTGGAATAACGCAGATCAATGCGGGCGATAGTGGTGATCTGGTCTTTGAGTGTCTTGTCGTAAATGGCAATGAAACGGCGCATCTTCTCCACCAGATGGTCGCGCCCCAACAGCAGCTCGATGCCTGGCCCGGCACTGCTCGCACCGGTGGTCAAAAACCAGCTGCCTCGCTCGCGCAGCTCCAGGCGAGCGATGGAAAAGCCCATGGGGCGCAGCATCTGGCTCAATACCTGATACTGCTGCATGACTTGTTGCTGAGCACGCTGCGGCCCGGCCAGCTGCGGCAGGTGCTCGTAGTTGGCCAGTTCGCGCGGGGTGAAGGCCTGGCCCTGGTTGTTGAGCAAGGCTTCGTCACCCCAGCGCGCCACCGGCAGTTGTTCTTCCAGGCGGATCACCACCTCGTCAGGCCACACCCGGCGTACTTCGGCGTGGGCGATCCAGGGCATCTGCTCGAGCTCTGCACGCATCGCCGGCAGGTCGACGCTGAAGAAGCTCGCCGCCACGTAGGGCGCGATGCGCTGCTGCACCGACTGCTGGCTGATGTAGCTGAGGTCACCCTGCACGTCGATCTTGGTGATCGGCCGGTCGGCATACGGCATCAGGCGAATGGCGCCTTCGTAGGCACCAAAGCCGGCCGCCACCAGCAGCACCGGCCACAGAAGGCGCTTGAGGCCTCCCAGGCTTGGCCGCGGCAGGCGCGCCGATACGGGCTCGTCGGCCACCAGCCGGCTGGCACCACGCGGCACCGGCTTGCTACGGCCGGTAACGGGTTGCTGCTGACGTATCATCGCGCCTTGCATGGTTGTTAACCTCGCGTCGCCACGCTTTCGGCCAGGATCGCCAGCACCAGTTGCTGGAAGTCCAGGCCGGCCGCGCGGGCCGCCATTGGCACCAGGCTATGATCAGTCATGCCCGGTGCGGTGTTGACTTCGAGCAGCCAGAACCGGCCCTGCTCGTCCTGCATCACGTCCAGCCGCCCCCAGCCTTCGATGCCAATGGCATCACAGGCGCGCGCGGTCAGGTCGATCAGTTCCTGTTCCTTGACGCTATCCAGGCCGCACGGGATGCGGTACTGGGTATCGTTGGCGATGTACTTGGCGTCGTAGTCGTAGAACACGTGCGGCGTACCCAGGGCGATCGGCGGCAGCACCTG includes the following:
- the ftsQ gene encoding Cell division protein FtsQ (*Name ftsQ), whose amino-acid sequence is MQGAMIRQQQPVTGRSKPVPRGASRLVADEPVSARLPRPSLGGLKRLLWPVLLVAAGFGAYEGAIRLMPYADRPITKIDVQGDLSYISQQSVQQRIAPYVAASFFSVDLPAMRAELEQMPWIAHAEVRRVWPDEVVIRLEEQLPVARWGDEALLNNQGQAFTPRELANYEHLPQLAGPQRAQQQVMQQYQVLSQMLRPMGFSIARLELRERGSWFLTTGASSAGPGIELLLGRDHLVEKMRRFIAIYDKTLKDQITTIARIDLRYSNGLAVGWREPIAPTTAQPAVAKN